In Akkermansia muciniphila, the DNA window CGGCACCGCCTCCTCTGATCCCGATACGGTCACGAACTACGGCACGCTGGGCATGTACGCCGGCGTGGTGATCGCCCAGGACAAGACGCTTACCGTCCAGTTGGCGGGGGCCCCCGGCGACACCGACGGTGACGGCGCGGTCATCAACAACCTGCTGGGCGCAACGGGAAGCACGCTGAAAGTGGAAAACACCAATGCGGACGGAGGAAACGCCGTGGTCATCCTCAACAACGAACGCCTGGAAACGGGACTGCCCGCGCCGGATGATTATGCCGGGGCGGATTCCATCATGGGCGGCAGCATCGTCGGGGAAAACGGAGTCACCTTCATCAAGCAGAACACGGGCAAGCTCACGGTCAACGGCTCCTTTGTGACGGACACCCTCCGCATGGAAGGCGGCACGCTCACTCTGAATGGTGATGGCAGCAGCTTCAACCATGTGGTGCTGGCAGGCACGGCGGAAGGCGTGGTTCTGGACGTCAACCGTAATACCGTCATGGGAGACCTGACGGACAGCGGCGAAGGCGCAGACCTGAACATCGGCAGCGGAGCCACCCTCACCATTAACGATGCCAGCAGCCTTTCCGCCAGCACCATCCAGGGCAGCGGCACGCTTGCCCTTCATGATACGCTGGCCCTTTCCGGCACGGCAGCCCTCCAGGGAGGCATTCTGCTGGACCTGGTAAAGGATGATGACTCTACAGGCACGCTTGACCTTGGCTCAACCACCGGCAACACCGTTGCCGGAATCAGCGGCCAGGGAACCTTGAAGAGCAATGGCGGCGCTCTGGCCGTCAATACCGGCAATTCGGGCAGCGGCTCCGTCTTCAGCGGCACGCTGGAAGGTCGCGGGCAGCTCAACATCTCCGGCAATGCGGGACAAACCCTTGACAACGTCATCACCGCCGCGGGCAGCAACTGGGCGATCAACAACACGGGCCGCCTCAATATCAAGATGGGCGGCACGGTAGAAGACCCGAGAGCCAATACGGCTCTTACCCTCAGCAGCCTGACGCTGGGCGACGGTTCCAGCACGAACCTCACCTTCAATACGGACTACGCCGGACCCATCATCAGCGTGACCGGGAATATCAGCATCAGCCAGGGAGCGGAAATCACCCTCAGCTCCACCGGCAAGAATGAACTGACGCTGGGCGCGGACGGCAGCTACACGCTCATGCATGCTGATGGAACCATCGACCTGGGTGGAAGCGACAGGCTGGCTATCCTGCTGGATCCCTCCTCCTCCGCCTTCAAGAAATTTGAAAACGATGCGTACCTGGTGATGGAAAACGGCAACCTCGTTCTGGTGGCTACGGCATCCAAGGACAATAAATACGCCCGTCTTGCGGATACGGTCAACTCCAGGGCCGGTGCGGAACTTCTCTGGAACCTGCCCGGCGACCTGGCTGCGGATTCCATCCTCAAGAAGGTGGATGACGCCGTGGGAGCCCTGACGTCTTCCAACCCCTCGGAAGCGAAGCGGGTGATGGCCGCTGTAGCGGGCAGCACGGTCAACGCGCTGGGCACGGCCCAGAAGGACGCCCTGCGCGACCAGATGGGCTGGATCAGGAACCGCACCACCCTCATGGGCGTCAACCCCGCCTACATCAACGAAGACCTCCCCTACTTCCACATGTGGATGGAAGGCACGGGCTCCTACGCCAAGCTGGACACCAAGGGAGATGAAAGCGGCTACCAGCTCACCACCTGGGGCGGCACCGTGGGCATGGACGTGGATCTCAGCGACCACTTCACCATGGGAGCGGCCTTCACGGCCAACTACGGCGACCTGACGGCCAGCGCGGCGGACACGGCGGACGGCCACCTGGACAGCTACTACGCCAACCTCTTCGGCCGCTACCAGAGCAAGCGGTGGGCNGATTTTTTTCATCAGGCCCCAACAGTCCCATCACTGTTGGGGCCTGTTCGTTTTCTTGTCTCCTTGAATCTAGCCTCAGGCTAAGTGGAACATTTAGTACATGTCTTCTGTCGGAGCCGTCGTATGCTGTCCATCGGGAGCATGGAAGCAGAACTGGTCTTTTCCTTTTCCTCCTCCTTCCTGCTTCCATATCCGGCAGTTGACGATTGAAAAGGAAAATTCCGGCAGTTATAGTGGTGTTCCCGCAATTGTTAACTCAAATGACCTATCTGCTGTCCTTCCTGTTCCTGTGCCTTGTTTCGGTATGCTCCGCAAAAGAATTGAAGATTTTTTTGCTGACGGGCCAATCCAATTCCCTGGGAGCCGTGAAGGGCAGTCCCGCTTCTCCGGAGTTGTTGAAGAAGTATGAGCCGGAGAATACGCTCTACTGGCATGAGAACTTCGGCCAGAGGGAAGGGGTATTCCCCGGAGCTTCCACGTCCTGGGAGCAGGTACGGCCCGCCATGCCGCGGTATAACGGCAGTTTGTGCATGGGGCCGGAGTACGGGTTTGCCTTTACGCTGGAAAAGAACGGATGGTTCAGGGATGCGGACGTGGCGGTCGTGAAGGCTTCCAGGGACGGCGGCGACAATTCCCACTGGCAAAAGAACGGCCAGGCTTACAAGGCGCTGGTGCAGGCCGTCAAAAACGCCTGTGCCGCGGTAGACAAGTCCAAGCACTCCAAAGTGGAGTTTGCCGGGCTGCTGTATTTGCAGGGGGAAAGCAATATCGGCGCTTCCGTTCCGGAAAGCGCTTCCCGTTTTCTGGAGCTTCTGGGCAATCTGGCGGCGGACTTGAAACCGTACGGGGATACGTCCGCCCTGGCCGCACAGAGAGCTGTCATTGGCGAGAATGCCAACTGGGCCGGAAAGAATGAAAGCGATCCGGAGACGGGCAATGTTACCGGCGGCCTGGAAGGGCGCGATACCGAAGTTCAGGGAAAAACGACCCACCAGGTGATGAAGGAGCTGGCCGCCTCCCGTCCGTCCCTGGGCTATGCCCCTACCAGGGACCTTCCCAAGCTGACTGCCGGCGACCAGATGGGGGTACATTACAACGGCCAGTCCCAGATCAGCATTGGCGCGCGCTTTGCCTATGAAGCCGCCCGTCTGGCCGGGAAGGATACCGGCTCCGTCCGCAGCGGCCGCTATGAGGCTCCTCTCGGTTCTCCGGATGCCTGGATGAACCGGAAAATGCCGGGGAAAAACGTGGGCGTGTGGAACTTGGCTTCTTCCGTAAAACCCAGCATTGTATCGGGCGTGGTGAAGCTGTTCGGCATCCGTGTGGAGGACCCCGCCGTTAATACCGTGATTATTCAGAGCCAAGGAGGAGGCTCCGGGGACCGTTTGGTGCTTGGGCCGGGAGGCATCCGCCTGGCGGAGGGGAAGAATTTGCAGTTGGAGACAAATGTACAGCTTGCGGGCCGTCAGGCCTGGAATATTCCGGGAGGCTCTACCGTGGAGCTCAAGCCCTCGCCGGTTCAGGACAAAGCCCTCCCCGTCCGCTTGTCCGGACAGGCGGAAGTGCAGGTGGCCCGTGTGGAAGGCGGACCGGAAGCGGCGGGAGTGGCCCGCGTCGTGTTAAAGAGGGTGCAGGCCGCCTCCCTGAAATGTTCCTGGACGTTGTCCGGAAAGGTGGAAATGTCCCTGGAGGAGATGAAGGGACAGGCTTTGAATCCGGGCAGAATACTTGTCAAGGACGGCGCTGTTCTAAATCTGAATGGCGTTAAACTGCCTGCGGGCAGTGTCGTCAACCAGGGCGGTACGGTGAATCCGTAACGGGCGGGCATAAGAGGCCCTGTGCGGCTCTTTCTCCCTGGCAGCTCTTTTCCGTTCGGGAGGCAGGAAAAATGTGTCTTCACACCCGGAGGCTGTGGAAGCCTGCCTACCCCTTATTCACAATTCCGGCATCTCCGTCAACCCGTGCGGAAACGCGGACGGGAGTGTTTTTATCCCCGGTTTATTCACAGGAAGCCTTGGTTGGGAAATGCTGACCATTAAGGCCTCTGTACTATATTTGGCGTACTTTTTCCTTTATGGATGCGTTATGTGGTAGTATGGTCGTGTCATGAGATGCGTTCAGTGCGGTCATTTGGAGGATAAGGTCATTGACTCCCGTATGTCCAAGGACGGGACGACCAT includes these proteins:
- a CDS encoding sialate O-acetylesterase, whose translation is MTYLLSFLFLCLVSVCSAKELKIFLLTGQSNSLGAVKGSPASPELLKKYEPENTLYWHENFGQREGVFPGASTSWEQVRPAMPRYNGSLCMGPEYGFAFTLEKNGWFRDADVAVVKASRDGGDNSHWQKNGQAYKALVQAVKNACAAVDKSKHSKVEFAGLLYLQGESNIGASVPESASRFLELLGNLAADLKPYGDTSALAAQRAVIGENANWAGKNESDPETGNVTGGLEGRDTEVQGKTTHQVMKELAASRPSLGYAPTRDLPKLTAGDQMGVHYNGQSQISIGARFAYEAARLAGKDTGSVRSGRYEAPLGSPDAWMNRKMPGKNVGVWNLASSVKPSIVSGVVKLFGIRVEDPAVNTVIIQSQGGGSGDRLVLGPGGIRLAEGKNLQLETNVQLAGRQAWNIPGGSTVELKPSPVQDKALPVRLSGQAEVQVARVEGGPEAAGVARVVLKRVQAASLKCSWTLSGKVEMSLEEMKGQALNPGRILVKDGAVLNLNGVKLPAGSVVNQGGTVNP